The Hymenobacter chitinivorans DSM 11115 genome segment GTCGGGCAGACGGGCGGGTAAGGAGCGGTGTGCACGTAGCCAGTGCTGAAATACGACTGGTATAGTGCTGTCTTGTAGCTGGTTATTGAAAGAATGAGCTGCTTCCGCCGAGGCTGGCGGAGTAATTGGTAAAGTCTTTCAATAACCTGAAACTAGGCCGCTTTTTTAGGATCTTTTCCCGACAAAGTTAGCGGTCCGGCCTGCTCGTCCGCAATACCCACAAGTAGGTATTCTGCGGGGCTGGCGTGGCCCATCCGGCCGGGTGGGCCGCGCTGTTTTACTTACCTGAGCTATAACCCCGGGGCGGCCCCTGCGTTTCCTAAAGCTTACTCTTCTACCCTCCAACGCTATGGAAAACAAGCCTACCACGCTGCCCCCGCAGCAGCAAGACCAGCAGCCCGGCCTCGAGGCCGAGATGACGCCCCAGCCCGAGTACATTCGCCCCGGCTACAAGGGCAGCGGCAAGCTCGATGGCAAAGTTGCCCTGATTACGGGCGGCGACTCGGGCATTGGCCGCTCGGTGGCCGTGCATTTTGCCCGCGAGGGCGCCGATGTGGCCTTTACCTACCTGCCCGAGGAAGAGCAGGATGCGTACGATACCCGGCAGCTGGTGGAGCAGGAAGGCCGCCGCTGCCTGACCCTGCCCGGCGACCTGCGCGACGCAGGCTTCTGCCAGTCCATCGTGGACCAGACGGTGCAGGAGCTGGGCCGGCTCAATATCCTGGTCAATAACGCCGCCGAGCAGTTCGTCAGTAAGGACGTGACCGAAATTCCGGATGAGCAATGGCTCGACACGTTTCAGGTCAACTTCTTCTCCTTCGTGCGCGTGACGCGGGCCGCC includes the following:
- a CDS encoding SDR family oxidoreductase yields the protein MENKPTTLPPQQQDQQPGLEAEMTPQPEYIRPGYKGSGKLDGKVALITGGDSGIGRSVAVHFAREGADVAFTYLPEEEQDAYDTRQLVEQEGRRCLTLPGDLRDAGFCQSIVDQTVQELGRLNILVNNAAEQFVSKDVTEIPDEQWLDTFQVNFFSFVRVTRAALEHLQEGDAIINTSSINAYRGNQQLVDYTSTKGAITAYTRSIAQQLAEKKIRVNAVAPGPIWTPLIPASFPPEKVASFGKDTTMKRPGQPSEVGPCYVFLASDDASYITGQALHPNGGEVLNT